A window of the Hordeum vulgare subsp. vulgare chromosome 5H, MorexV3_pseudomolecules_assembly, whole genome shotgun sequence genome harbors these coding sequences:
- the LOC123395642 gene encoding formin-A-like produces the protein MPRSFVITVFVAVSTMLATMAVADTPADCPYPCLPPPTSGGIINSYPPPPPAGTGGGDGFGGSYPPPPPGGFQLTPPGVMPGFLAPPYSAVPAGPAPPPPNPVLPWFPWYYQHDNPVTGSTASASPPPAVHRGTTCMVTLLLQLCLAILLRAP, from the coding sequence ATGCCTAGATCCTTCGTGATCACCGTCTTCGTCGCCGTGAGCACCATGCTCGCCACCATGGCGGTGGCGGACACGCCGGCCGACTGCCCGTACCCGTGCCTGCCGCCACCAACCTCAGGAGGAATCATCAACAGCTacccgccaccgccaccagcagGAACAGGTGGGGGCGACGGCTTCGGCGGCAGCTACCCGCCACCTCCGCCAGGGGGCTTCCAGCTGACCCCGCCCGGGGTCATGCCGGGGTTCCTCGCGCCGCCGTACAGCGCCGTCCCTGCCGGGCCGGCTCCTCCGCCGCCGAACCCGGTCCTGCCGTGGTTCCCGTGGTACTACCAGCACGACAACCCGGTCACGGGGTCGACCGCGTCGGCGTCCCCGCCACCGGCGGTGCACCGGGGGACGACGTGCATGGTCACCCTGCTGCTCCAACTGTGTTTGGCGATTCTTCTTCGGGCGCCATAG